In Argiope bruennichi chromosome 4, qqArgBrue1.1, whole genome shotgun sequence, the sequence CTGCGCTATTGGACAGATGActttcaactgaaataaaaagaaattgagaaaatcatataataataataatttaatatgaaataaattattaaattgttttaaaatcatttcaaattattataatcgtataaaaataatttaattgaaacacAAAATGTCTTTTCCATCGTATAGAAACAAAGTAGCCCGATTTCTAATCAATTAAATGTACttcacataaaattttgtatgatgcTGCTGTTATCACATGAAAGGGAAACGGTTTTCTGTTCTCTTAAccgatgaaagaaagaaatttaatatttcagtatttatattttcttgctgaaaaattataattttttattccaccCATTTTAGTCAACTAGTAATATGACTggaattatatgataataatgCTATTGACGAACAAACGCTCTATATCAAAGGAAAAGATCTTTTCTATCAGTGAATAAGGGTAGTAAGGGTGTATAAGGGAGTTGGATCATTCATGTTTGACATCGAtgctaaaagtttaaaattatcaattatttatttttttatttttttgcatcacGAGAACATTATGAGATGCAAGAGAAGagaataattaagataataataagtatttaatgtAAGTATACTTTTATTGCATTAAAGCTCCTTATCCTTCATGcatgaattaattgaaatctaGCTATTCGTAACAATGAAACATATGGtctgcatttttataatatttataacttgtaattaatatgaattaagaaTAAGTTTGTTTAATCATGCTACAAAGATTAAATGGGGTTTTTTTGTGAGCGATGTAATAACGCATGTCATTTAATAAAtagttgaattttctttttactccAAAGCTAAATGCTTAAGACtacaaagaaattcaaagaataagTTTTACATGCATTAAGTAAATGTAAATTGTCTTTAATATACTCGTTTCAGTTAACTATGAgtatacagaaatataatttgaaatacagGATacgaaaattttggaaataaaatattatcggTCTTGAAAAAGGGGGTATAATCATACACATATAATCATGAAGGACGTATAATCATGTGCGAGGGTGGGGAGGATTATGTTCCACTGTTCATGACATTATCCATTATAAGAATAGATAAAAGATATCCATTTTCCATTAAAGCCATGCACATCACCAATGTGCATGGATATCAAACAATGAAAATGTATCGTTTATAATGACCATTTTATAAGGTGTCACGACTTCATTAAAGTGGTTAGCCTTGAATATCTTCTGAGATTCGATTGTCATCAAAATCTCGATGCATACCACTAAgtttcagcacatttttaatgactcacaaaaataatttaatcgttCCTAAATATTATGCAATGCCTCTTACCTTTGGCCTTGTGAAGAATCTTCGCCCGATGTATACTGTTCGATATACCACATTCCTTTTCCAAGATTTCAGATGTGAGATATTTAATATCCTCGTAGCGTATGCCACTTAACAGCATCCGGTACGTGTACTGGCAGTACTCGGGTTCCAGTCTCTTCAAAAAGTCGTTTATTCCCGATTCATCTATTAACGAATAGTCtgcataacattttaaatgattcaacAACCGCatgaatctgaaagaaaaaaaaagaatgaatgatttTCTTTCGAGTTTTAATATAAGTTCATACAATTATGAATGACTAAGAGATTTTAGAAAAGTCTTAATCTTTTCACTCGTGAatctaaaaagtataaatatataaaagtattttagtgAATATATATCAGGTTTCTCCTGAATGAAAGGAAGAAACTAATGAGATGATTTTTTGGATCTCAACAAGAAATTTTTCAGCTTCAAGTATTGCAAAAATTAGTGAATTGTGGAAATGTCATTTCAGAGTGTAGCATATATAATCGACAAGTTAATTGCAGACGCATGATAAGACAACGCTTGGTAGTTGCtattagtttcaaaattgttcatttcttatgagaatattaaaaatgactaTATCGATATCAGATTTATTGGAGGAGAGTGGGAATCGATATtcccaataatttaatttatcgaTTTCATGACAAAGCATCATGTTCAAGGTGAATTCTAAACCGTAAGTCTATAAATTCTGTTccgtttttaataatttgtcatttacaaatattcaaattaaaccGCAGCTTTCACTTGCACCGGAATTGTACATTCTCGCTTTTGTATAAATCCCTCAATTTTCAAAGACAGAAAGAGGCTTGATTAATAGTGGCATTTGATTGaatcttcaatttattttgcttatatctTTCTTATTCTTCCTTCTGAATAATTTGGCTTCttggaaattattcaaaagataaaGCTTTTGCAAAAGAGGAACGATTATTTATAAGAGACATATGAATACTCATATAAGTACAATTTGACTTTTTTTCCACCGTCAAAATGCAGATGTAGTATTTTTTCCTTTGTCTCTTTCATTTTCTAAACTTATGAAGATTTCCATAAAATCAAATCTGTTATACGTGTGTGagtaatgatatttctaaatctaaattaactcttaataattttcctgatttttaatttaaattagcccttataaacttcattctaaaaatgttctcttgtttcctggtccgattaacactttttatttaattatttttaacacgcttTCAGGAAAGCTGATGACTTTAGCATTTTGTCAcgctccgagtaaagggataCACATCCTTAATGTTTACGACATTCTTTTAAACATACTTAATATAAACATGATAAAGAAATCCTATCACCCTTTTGGTAAAATAACTAAAGGGAAAATTTTCTGCCATTTTGCTCTTATATCGTGATGTAAACAGACGTTAATTTGATTATCGCTTGctcttgtacaaattatgactTCCAGGGTAAAATAAGTCgaagttaaaattccaaaattttcttcttttcggccatgCATTTGCTAAatcatgtaaatatatatatgtttgtgtgtgtgtttgtgcgtgCGCGCGTGTGcgttttattaaattgcaaagaaattattttaaaaattttaaagcattctaaataattaaatacaaattttgtcaAACAGTTGATTAATAGTCAATCAACAAATTGGGGGGGGAATCATAATCGAGCGcaagtaaatttgaaaacatatataaaaaactgaaaataatatactgaaatttaaataaggcatgaagcaaatttaaattatgattctgacttcatttaattcttttactttaaattatggCACAAATAGTTTTggtttcaaaatatatgaaacgGATTTCCTGACAATTTTCTGTCCGAATTtccataagaaatgaaaaagtttaaaattctcaTCAAGTTTTAAATTACAGCACCTCggaaaaatccatcaaataataaattcattgtaatttaaatcttatcaagtataaattttataataatatagtttttaataataatgtataccACAATAGTGAAAGTTATTTATGTATTCACTCACATatataaatgcacatttttagcgcatattattaacaattctactaaagaattttctattctatttctcaactttttaatacattttaattagatttttagcacttattattaacaattctactaaagaattttctattctatttctcaactttttaatacattttaattagatttttagcacttattattaacaattttactaaagaattttctattctatttctcaactttttaatacattttaattagatttttagcacttattattaacaattctactaaagaattttttattctatttctcaactttttaatacattttaattagatttttagcacttattattaacaattctactaaagaattttctattctatttctcaactttttaatacattttaattagatttttagcgcatattattaacaattctactaaagaattttctattctatttctcaactttttaatacattttaattagatttttagcgcatattattaacaattctactaaagaattttctattctatttctcaactttttaatacattttaattagatttttagcaCTTATTATTAACAATTCTATTGactaatagaattaattattattattcattaactactctatttaatgacttttttaacattttatatacagttttatatttaacagttatcaattatatttaacatatatttaacaattagATTGACATAGTAGCAACATCATTACCTTTTTCTAAGAATGCCATTGTTCATACCAATGCTTTCCATGAGGGATTTCTCGTCCAGTTGAAGGAGGAGGTCTCCATCCACTTGACTGTCAATAAACGCCTGTTTGCACCAAGAGAAgccattctataaaaaaaaagaaaattagttttaaaataaaccgAATTCTTTATTGCAACTTTTCAGAATATATGAAATAACGTTTTAGCTGAAAAAACTGGCCTAAACGTTATCTGattgaactgaaattaaaatttcaattttacactAATTGGCAAAATATAAGAACTTTCATGGAagcagcaacaaaaaaaattgcttccttgTGTCATTGCGATCACTctaatatgcaaaattattcatgTCCCTATATGCTATAATTGCCTTTTGGATTCCTTTGTTAAATTCGTTCGATACAGCCAAATAAAGTTCGTAAAGCCAAATCAAAGATATAATCTGAAGAAGAATGCTTCTTCATAgctgaatttcttaaatttctaattaataacaaACTATAGCATTTGTCAATGGcaaattatttattgttcataaaataacactttttaaaaaattcttaaagtttttttttctttttatgtgtgtGCTACACATAAACCCATATCTCTTTTATatgatttgcatcaaatttttaaaccagcCATGTAGACAAacgaaaaaatttaagaagagttcaataagcattttaattcctAATTAGTACACCATAGCTCCTAAGAATTGAAGCCAACTTTCAGTCTCATGAAGGAGAATTAATTTGCCTAGAGGGGGCAGATATGAAACGATATCCAGTAGAAGAGAAATAACAAggttataattaatataattctgtCGATCTCGATGCACTATTTTTACCTTATTTTACATTATTGGTATATAATCACTTGCTTGTAAAGAAGGACAGACATGCAGCCGGATATAATAAACATTGCCCATCATGTctcctaatttattaaaatagactGGTCTGGTATCGCGGAGCTCTTACATCACACCTATCAACTCGTCAGAGACAGGTAacaatagtatataataaaattgttgatataATAGATCTTTCTCACTTTTCGTCTTAAAAAGGTCTacacttgaataaaaaatattaaacaaattcttttgttGGAACACCCGAAAATTGAGCTTACATACCTTACATAATGAGTATGCATTTAAATATGCGATCATAGCTTTAATCAtactaattaagaaaaaatttcatttaataaaaactaaaattattattttattttcgaaattaaactCTAAGCATACGTCAAAATCTATAAACAATGAATTGatcactaaaaatatattaattataaatcctGTTGCTAGTTGAATTTACTCTAAACATATGATAgtatctgtaaaaataaatcaaactgatCATTTGTGATAGTTACATTAAACATCTAATCCATTGCCTTTTATCGCttagaaaactattaaaacatttctgaagaAAACCTATTCAGGcgcaattatttttcatatgatacTTATGAATAAGGACTTCCTCTGAAAATTGTTACTGTCATTTTCTATCtgcattttgtttacaaaatatataagaataaattcttttcataattaacAATCACTCGAGAACTTAGCAAGCAATgcattttacataatttcaaaaaaatatataataataataatgttttaaatgtttaatgtacgcaatacaaatacaaaaatgaaatgacaaaaaaCAATCCGTtctattataacaattttttacaatcgaattttaatcaaatatactatatgtttttaatttttttaatatgaatttttttctttttatgttatagaacttaattacttaattatatagTTCGTTATAATTCAAGCTTTTTAGGATTTCAGTTTCAACATTCGAGTTTTGCATACTAATTAAACTAACTAATTAAAGCGAACTTTCTATACATACTAATTAAAGCGAActttcaaagactttttttttattattctttgtattttaactcttcaatatatttcataattcatcattataaatttgatagagtattataataatattttctgaaattcattaaagCAATAGGAGAATCTCCTAGTATatctaaactaaataaaataaagtgagaaattattttagttttgaaagcaATTAAGTCACCGAAAACAAACAATAATATGGAATTTTAGAGCCTTTACAAGCAATGGGTGATAAGtcgattaaaataaaagcagattctgataaaatctattttttacaagcatataaaaagacaaatttcaaaagcaaagTTATATATACCTTTTCAATCCAGGCAGCGACATCGTCTACTACCCATGATAGTACTTGTTCCTCGTTCTCATTTGTTTGAAGTCTGCTTACAAATTTTGAAGATTGTATAACTAAATTAAGCACAGGACGGATGAAAAAAGGTAAAGCCTTCCAAACTAAATTGGACTTCCCTAACTCGACGTATTTTTCACACACTTTTTTGCACAAATCTAAATACATTGTAAAGGTAACAAAATGTAtcgaaatctttcaaaatttcttattttgaattacttCTCGAACAAGGTCTGTTGTGAAGTAAGAATAACCTGAGAATAAACTAGGGAAGATACCCAGAAGAAGTGGAGGAATGAAAGGGTAAAGAAGTTGGCTAAAATGGTCATCGAGTACAAAAAGAGCCACTATTGGTCAATCTTTTACAAAAGGTCCATATACTGTCGAATACCCGCTATAGGGAAGGAGGAGCCAAAGCAAGTATTTCAACGGGATTGTGTGGAGTACATTATCACGTGGTGAAATACTCACTTTGGTCAACCCCCCATCCCCCCCCCAGAGTGGTGATGTTGCTGAGACACCTGTGAAGGGCCTTTTGACGTAGCGCCCGATCTCAGCGGATCACAATCTGCAACACCTTATCGTTAAAACAGCTTAATCTATCGATCGTAAGCTATCTATAAGACTTAAGCTTATGCTCTGCAAAGCTATTATAGAGCTCTCATATTTGGGAAGTCACTTCTGcccaaaacattaaaaagttgcaagtttttttttttttttttttttttttttttaatatttgatgaagatTGTTGATGCCCCCTGGTACAATAGAAGAAAATGCTAATATATGAACCAATTTCGGAAATTATAGGAAGAACGTCAATTAAGTATTAAGGAAAAATACCCCACATTAGCAACGAGTTGCTTTAAAGGCCAGCTTACTATCCTGCTATTCCCAGCTCTAATAAAAGATTTAGGGATGCAACTgacaatatttaattactttttccgTCTTTTAAAACACCGAGAGTCAATCCCAACATTGCCAATCAGGAGGATTAAAATGTATTCCAAATCATTTGGCCTTAGGTACCTATGCAGAAAAACATGcacgaatttttttctgaaagttttttcaaaagaaatgagcaaaataattaaataaaccagTCCTAAATAGCAAGGCACAAACAAcgtaaatctattaaatttttccatctcctttaaatatttaaaaaagatttactattaatttaataatattaaataaatacacgAAAATGCCGAATTTCATGACATTAGACTAGTAGTTCAAGTATTTTTAATCTTTCCCTTAatgtacaaataataatatttattcttaattatgatGTAGAGGTGCTTGTCACACCACGGAACTCCAAAATATCATGACGTTGCCGTTGCCTTATCGTTAATTAATTAAACCCTTGCAGCTATTAAGTTTACCTTATACTcgtggatatttattttcattgggaATGTGCTGAAAGAGAATCTGAGAATAGGAATTAGTTATCATAATTTAGCTCATACACACTatcattcattcatcattttacaCGCATCTACATTCATACATTCTTTTGTATACAAAGAGagagtggtctccccaaaactttctcgcatactctctaatgaaggtgTAATCCCAGGGAATGCCACAattggcattggcatacaataattatgaaatatcgtcttttggcatgaatatagcatttttactgattctatcgtgtaatccttgacaattttatatctttcaacTAATATCTGGCATTCGGTTAATAtaaaccgaaaatcgaatttttgtttagacgcgtttttcccagtggattaaaaaaaaaaaaaaaattagacacaaAACTTCACGTGTAGTTacaaaattacatacaaaatttgacatatttaagtcactgcgtctttgagttatcacattcgcctttttttgaaagtacagaccgtcagacggtcaatcccttgttgtaaaaaaatttgaaatctgtctATACTATAGACGCAAATTCTGTGTgtcgaattttatcaatctagatctcttcgttttgtgattattgtgttgacttatattcgaacggcCAGAGAGACAGGCATCCTCTAAGCAGATTTTGCTGCAAATTTAGAGTAAAGATCAAattcgtctagatcaaagcgttttttagttatctttgttacagacagccagacggacattttcaaaaaatatgtttattgaattCAGGAGGGGGGAGGGGGGGTCTAAAACgtatagattcgtcaaaatcacgatttcgaatttttttcacgattactatactttctctatactatgaatacgagaaaataaaataaattacgaattcatttctttgtttactttGGTTTTAAATCTggtgaaaaaaacaacaacaacatatcgCAGTTTACAGGGTTTTTGCGTGATTCCCTATCCATAAGTCTGTTGATGAATGTGATGAATGATTCTAACCTTGTAATCACAGGATCGGATTACCAAAAAAACAACTAACCGCCAAATGATCCTGTTGCTGAACCTTTGGTAGttgccttatttatttatttatttttagagagtGAGAGAAAGAGGAGgatattttcaagataattaattttatgttttaatgtgATTTACATATACctgaacttttttcaaattaaaacaagaacGCTTTAAATTATAGAGTATCATTCTTAtaactttcttcttattttagaaaagtgACAGATTTTCGTAGTTCAGTTTTTTCCGTAGTTGCAGAAATGATTCACATGTCAGTTTTCTGGCAAGCTttgtattaagaatatttattacatgttcaataagtttcattttcttttttaaatattttgtttcaaattagttttaatcCTCTCATTATTACTCGGCCGGGTAACTTTGATACTGTAAGGGCGAATTCAGACCAGTTTCTGCTGTAAACGAGGGGTGCAAGTTGTAAATCAGGTTGTCAGCAAAGGTGTTTTAAGGAGAGGGGGATTGTCAGCTATTCATATGTGACAGTGATGAATTACTTTAGTTTGCGGGACACTTTCAAAAGATTAGGAACAGAATTAGAAGGTAATTTTATGCAGTTTGGGAAGgtgattaaaaattaactttcaaagtaaaaatttttttattcttttaaaaaattatgtttttctagTTATTAAACTCTCTATGATTGGGACAAAAAAATACTAAAGTGTAAAAAtactgcataaaattaaatttttaagaaatttgtttacTAAAGTTATTTGTTGTAAATGATATATTCAAGTCACGCATTATTTATAACAGTAATGGATATGCTATACTTCTTGTTAGACGagttaatttttacttcaaaaggtcaaataatacatattttgtgcaaaaaattatagcttttttaaGTGAGTGtgctttattaaagaaattaaattttaaaacttaaaaaaatttaattatataaatcagaTAAGCCATATTAAATTAACATAGTAGGGCCATAAAAATTTCATCACGTTTGTATTCTCAATCCACTGCacaatcttaatattttcaaaattaacgcattttcgaattttaatattttcgaattaattatcaattaataaattaacttaattaacaaCTATATACATGAAGGTTTCCATACTTCCGAATAGGATAATAAGAACGATTTCAAGaatccatatactaaatttcaaataaagattaatcaataaaagtaattaaaaaaatttgtttatctttttattaaactaaaaaaaaatctgtcttttgaatttttttattaaatttgttttctctttaaattaatagtttacaTTGTTGAGACAAAAacatgtaaattataaaaaaactgaattttaatttcgtAGGATTAGAAATCATATTAACAAAGCACACTTTCGTAATATAACCGTacgatttaaaacttttaactttgCCTATTTTAccttgacatttttaaatatatacctaGAAATATATAATACCCAtcgaatttcaaaacatttgtttgtactatataagaaatatttactcggatttattctatatttgttttatttaataaaaaaaattcttttatagataatttttaacttataatttttttaaagattttaaataaagatcaGACAAGTTGTTAAGGCTTTATTCTAGAACTAAACatcattataatataatgtttataattatcaATCAGATATTTTAAGTGATATACATTGATTATATTCCACACATATTATACACATACtttaattgcagattttcaaTTTCCCTGTTTCTATTTTCGTACAAAGGTGTACAGATACAtgtaattctattatatttattacaaaaaaccAGTGCGTTCTAAAAAATCGATTCCATTCTATTATTACCATTTTTGCCTTGCCAAAAgattttggtttgaggttttatggcacaggaaccaatatgaaggttatactgctccaaacaaatttttattttgaaattatttctaattcaaagtttaataaaatcagtttctaTAAAAGTGATCCAAAAATAACTATTGATAAAATGATGGTAAATTACAAAAAGTCATAACGAAACCATAACAGTGAgtttaaattaaggaataaaagcctaaagattttaaaaacctCAAACATCTGTCTGAAGAAGGCCTCTCTCATACGGAATCATAGTTTCTCTAAGTGAAAATAGTCTTTCAACCTGTTTGCATTGTTGACGGAAACTCTTGCTGTCAAATCAATCTGTAAATTGTCCgcaacttttgtattaaaagatgCCAGAGGaatgtttataaaagaaagcTCTACATCTAACGATAACAGTCTATTCAGGAGGAATACAAATAACTTATGTCAGACAGATGATATATCAGAAATAAGATGCTTGCATTCATAGAAAGCATATTTTCCCCTGCTTAGTAGGAATTCGAGAAAACACAAAGGAATTCCGAAATTCCATCACTTTTTCTTCGCATGTATCTTTTACCATCTGCGGTAGAATAGCACCGGTTAATTCTGGGGAACAACTTATCAGACGATTAGTGATACTTTCGGATTTTCTATCACCCGTAATGAGAGGACAATATGGATGAGTCCATTTCAGTGTTCTATTAGTAAAAAAACTCCCCATAAGCAACCGAACTCAAATTGAAATTGCCTTCAGTTAAATttatgtttagttttatattcgCGAATAACTAAATCCAGTTATCAGAAAagtgattctttatataatttttttaattcaaaatttgcagCTGAAAAACTACtttctaaaaaaacatataaGGGAATCCATCCCCGAATGTTTCCAAGTTTTTCCTGTgtgatatttaaacattttgaatttgatcattaatgattttaatgcattatgattataattttttttctcgtatatgtggtaaaaataatgaaacccaCCAAAAATTCGATTTCGGAATCAAAAAATTTCGTTGTCCCGAATCTCCCAGAgtttttaaccatttttagaacttaatttgTGTTCTTGAGTCACGAACAGAAGTTGTATTTATGaaaaacataactcaaaaattcaaaaaaaaaatggcaaagagGGTGGAATTCATAACGTTGATTATTGGTATTAGTAATGGTAATTATGACTTTCccataaaaattgtagaaatttagTCCcgaaaaaaagttagaaaataattatgtactacattttggaataaaaattgcttagtaaaattgttaaaaattgcgTCAACCCATCAGGGTACCAATAAAGGGATGGAAGGTTCGGAAAGAAGGAAAAATTCCTACGTTTCCGAAGGCCTTGATCCAATGACTATAGTT encodes:
- the LOC129966189 gene encoding NAD(+) hydrolase sarm1-like — its product is MYLDLCKKVCEKYVELGKSNLVWKALPFFIRPVLNLVIQSSKFVSRLQTNENEEQVLSWVVDDVAAWIEKNGFSWCKQAFIDSQVDGDLLLQLDEKSLMESIGMNNGILRKRFMRLLNHLKCYADYSLIDESGINDFLKRLEPEYCQYTYRMLLSGIRYEDIKYLTSEILEKECGISNSIHRAKILHKAKVESHLSNSAEAETSNRSETQDFDAFISYRRSSGSHLASLLYTYLKARGLSVYLDVDILKNGRFDLHILDSISRAKNFILVLTHDALDRCLNDDKCEDWVHKEIVEAVKNECNIIPVFDNFRWPAENALPEDIQLISLCNGVRWNHDFQEPTIDKIQEFMVDELSSWNELKFRQKASRSSECELEFSSEAISCFRHKHQTSRSMHCR